One window of Sardina pilchardus chromosome 2, fSarPil1.1, whole genome shotgun sequence genomic DNA carries:
- the LOC134067295 gene encoding E3 ubiquitin-protein ligase RNF182-like, whose amino-acid sequence MAEAASPPGSASRVQFDSAFPYEEYECKICYNYYDLDRRTPKILECLHTFCEECLNTLHLREDRPWRIGCPLCRHRTPVPEYRIQNLPNNTKVTDAFPLYFDSDPLPQDSLPPYPPPLHPALIALRREESSRAATGASAEDSASVSVAAAYEAAGYESCQTCKRVAFTTGCVCAIFAFLSMLVLLFLGLLFIHNYNNPPSPVGPICLSVASILAMFSVVVTWLMCWLKYRPEPDSARSTIGGNRRNTDR is encoded by the coding sequence ATGGCAGAAGCGGCAAGTCCACCGGGAAGCGCGTCCAGGGTGCAGTTTGACTCGGCTTTTCCCTATGAGGAGTACGAGTGCAAAATATGCTACAACTACTACGATTTGGATCGCAGAACACCGAAAATTTTGGAATGCTTGCATACATTTTGCGAAGAGTGTTTAAACACTTTGCACCTCCGTGAAGACCGACCTTGGCGCATAGGATGTCCGCTTTGTCGCCACAGAACGCCTGTGCCAGAATACAGGATACAAAACCTTCCGAACAATACTAAAGTGACCGACGCTTTCCCCCTCTACTTTGACTCTGATCCCCTTCCACAGGATAGTTTGCCGCCCTATCCCCCACCACTACACCCCGCACTCATAGCACTTCGTCGGGAGGAATCGAGCCGAGCAGCAACAGGAGCCTCGGCGGAGGACAGTGCGTCGGTCTCGGTGGCTGCTGCATACGAAGCTGCAGGTTATGAGTCCTGTCAGACTTGTAAGCGAGTTGCCTTCACCACGGGTTGTGTGTGCGCTATCTTTGCTTTCCTGTCCATGTTGGTGTTGTTATTTTTAGGTCTCTTGTTCATTCACAACTACAACAATCCGCCGTCGCCAGTGGggcccatctgtctgtctgtggccagCATATTGGCGATGTTTTCAGTCGTTGTCACGTGGTTGATGTGTTGGCTGAAATACCGACCCGAACCGGACAGCGCGCGGTCCACCATTGGTGGCAATCGACGAAATACCGATAGATag